The Flavobacterium piscisymbiosum genome includes a region encoding these proteins:
- a CDS encoding DUF4132 domain-containing protein: MSFLDKIKNIINKKSEVDPNEDLFWKLITDIAKNNQTYYSVDFKKLSTYQEILKFNDKQKVEIILFLIEKKHQHEKFLKAELRLTHIINDIITSLVKEKISYDEMDIYNIITAFITHKNKDGELPAFIFWPVNQFVTKVASQYKGKELNYILKTVLEDLKNDSNLINAQYYDKAKFKIIEKIDSLLFESENGSDSVKPVLFFESDVLSDYANLQIENLPKEEKILWYKILTEARKATGAKPSDKFLKETKNILEQLSIEKFKQLLNEWMTVTIQSKDEIPEQEYFVGTFALSLQNTDMLKGLVWMCSHFNDSQTIYKISKLAERCYQKIPNKGPAAAGLGNACLFTLYKTEGLEGISQLSRLKLRIKQNNTQTLIEKYLYQAAEEQGISIYEIEDLAADDFDLSDGKRTWLFDDYKAEISLLNIGKVETKWIKPDENLQKTVPTFVKEKFGAEFTALKNIVKQVEQNSSSQRDRIDRMFRSGRKMPWQHFDTYYLSHGLISFIAKKIIWIITENDTSVSAIWIDNSWRNSANEVLNPSKNSFVSLWHPSLETIKDVSDWRNFLIENKIQQPIKQAFREVYLLTEAEINTKNYSNRMAAHILKQHQFNILAKTRGWKYSLMGSYDDGRENESAEIILKEHNLRAEFWVSEVNADNQFNDAGIWNYVATDQVRFENLANNEPVDLINVPAQVFSEIMRDVDLFVGVASVGNDPTWQDTGGVPAYRDYWQSYSFGDLSEVAKMRKDILTNLVPRLKINKIAEVKDKFLVVQGKLRTYKIHIGSTNILMEPNDQYLCIVPDRSAKNHTDNLFLPFEGDSGLSIILSKAFLLADDDKITDSTITSQINQK, encoded by the coding sequence ACTTATCAGGAAATTTTAAAATTTAATGATAAGCAAAAAGTAGAAATAATATTATTTTTAATCGAAAAAAAGCATCAACATGAAAAATTTTTAAAAGCAGAACTTCGTTTAACTCATATCATAAACGATATAATTACTTCTTTAGTAAAAGAAAAGATATCTTATGACGAAATGGATATTTATAATATTATAACTGCCTTTATTACCCACAAAAACAAAGATGGAGAATTACCTGCTTTTATTTTTTGGCCAGTAAATCAATTTGTTACTAAAGTAGCTTCGCAATACAAAGGAAAAGAACTGAATTATATTTTAAAAACAGTTCTTGAGGATTTAAAAAACGATTCAAATCTTATTAACGCACAATATTATGATAAAGCGAAATTTAAAATCATTGAAAAAATAGATTCTTTATTATTTGAATCCGAAAATGGATCTGACTCTGTAAAACCAGTTCTTTTTTTTGAAAGTGATGTACTTTCAGATTATGCCAATTTACAAATAGAGAATCTGCCTAAAGAGGAAAAAATCTTATGGTATAAAATATTGACCGAAGCAAGAAAAGCTACAGGAGCCAAACCATCTGATAAATTTCTAAAAGAAACCAAAAACATTCTGGAGCAGCTTAGTATTGAAAAATTCAAACAATTATTAAATGAATGGATGACTGTAACAATACAGTCCAAAGATGAAATTCCAGAACAAGAATATTTTGTAGGTACATTTGCCCTTTCGCTTCAAAATACAGATATGCTAAAAGGCTTAGTCTGGATGTGTTCTCATTTTAATGACAGCCAAACGATTTACAAAATTTCAAAATTAGCTGAACGTTGTTATCAAAAAATACCAAATAAAGGTCCCGCTGCGGCTGGTTTAGGAAACGCGTGTTTATTTACACTTTATAAAACAGAAGGGCTCGAAGGAATAAGTCAGTTATCACGTTTAAAATTAAGAATCAAACAAAATAATACTCAGACTTTAATTGAAAAGTATCTGTACCAAGCAGCAGAAGAACAAGGTATTTCGATTTATGAAATCGAAGATTTAGCTGCCGACGATTTTGATTTATCAGATGGAAAAAGAACCTGGCTATTTGATGACTACAAAGCTGAAATATCTCTTTTGAATATTGGAAAAGTAGAAACAAAATGGATTAAGCCAGATGAAAATCTACAAAAAACTGTTCCAACTTTTGTTAAAGAAAAATTTGGAGCAGAATTTACTGCACTTAAAAATATAGTAAAACAAGTTGAACAAAATAGTTCTTCGCAACGAGACAGAATAGACAGAATGTTTCGATCAGGAAGAAAAATGCCCTGGCAGCATTTTGATACTTACTACTTGTCTCACGGATTAATTTCTTTTATTGCTAAAAAAATAATCTGGATTATTACTGAAAATGACACTTCCGTTTCGGCAATTTGGATCGATAATAGTTGGAGAAATTCTGCAAATGAAGTTCTTAATCCTTCTAAAAACTCTTTTGTTTCTCTATGGCATCCTTCTCTTGAAACAATAAAAGATGTATCAGATTGGAGAAATTTTTTAATCGAAAATAAAATCCAACAACCTATAAAACAAGCATTCCGTGAAGTTTATCTTTTAACGGAAGCCGAAATCAATACCAAAAATTACAGTAACCGAATGGCAGCCCATATATTAAAACAACATCAATTTAATATATTGGCAAAAACAAGAGGTTGGAAATATTCATTGATGGGAAGTTATGATGATGGCAGAGAGAATGAGTCTGCCGAAATCATATTAAAAGAGCATAACTTAAGAGCCGAATTCTGGGTTAGCGAAGTAAATGCTGACAATCAGTTTAACGATGCAGGAATTTGGAATTATGTTGCTACAGATCAGGTTCGGTTTGAAAACTTAGCAAATAATGAACCTGTAGATTTAATAAATGTCCCTGCCCAGGTTTTTTCTGAAATAATGAGAGATGTCGATCTTTTTGTTGGGGTCGCAAGTGTGGGCAATGATCCTACATGGCAAGATACCGGTGGAGTTCCTGCCTACAGAGATTACTGGCAGTCCTACTCTTTTGGAGATCTCTCTGAAGTGGCAAAAATGAGAAAAGACATTTTGACTAATTTAGTTCCTAGATTGAAAATCAATAAAATTGCCGAAGTAAAAGATAAATTTCTGGTTGTACAAGGAAAGCTGCGAACCTATAAAATTCATATTGGCAGTACTAATATTTTGATGGAACCTAATGATCAATATTTATGTATTGTACCTGACAGAAGTGCTAAAAATCATACCGATAATTTGTTTTTACCTTTTGAAGGGGATAGCGGATTGTCTATTATTTTATCAAAAGCATTTTTATTAGCTGATGATGACAAAATAACGGATAGCACTATAACATCTCAAATTAACCA